A stretch of the Lactuca sativa cultivar Salinas chromosome 9, Lsat_Salinas_v11, whole genome shotgun sequence genome encodes the following:
- the LOC111902234 gene encoding scarecrow-like protein 14 produces MYHKLDPPPRTQTSETMVLSSSGSEKVDYFDGVFNYLNKMLMEEDDLTNKPCMFIDSLALQATERSFYDVLVCNPPETEPLEIYDAAVLCDDFNRLSIQYKSRSSSLGGLITDGKPVKKRRKKVVEMVDPTELLMQCGEAMANGDTTETVQILKMIRKDSSPLGNSSKRMAHYFANAIEARLCGTGPEIYRAFSSTSAAQILKSYKAYITACPFHRMSNIFANKSIAKLANTTNKLHIIDFGILYGFQWPCIIQGLSLRPGGPPKLRITGIDLPQPGLRPAQRVEDTGCRLIKYAKRFNVPFEYRAIAKTWENVKIEDLDIDPEEMLVVNSVYRMRNVLDETVVENRPRDSVLNFIRKLKPDMFVHGVLNGTYNATYFHTRFRQAVLHFTTLFDMFEATAEHDDEDRKLFEQDVFGRDIMNVVACEGRSRVERPEMYRKWEMRNLKAGFVQMELDSDIMNEVRAKVERQYHKDFVVHEDNNWMLQGWKGRVLYALSLWKPGNCF; encoded by the coding sequence ATGTACCACAAacttgatcctccccctcgaacCCAAACTAGTGAAACCATGGTCTTATCGTCTTCGGGTTCAGAGAAAGTCGATTACTTTGATGGGGTGTTCAATTACTTGAACAAAATGCTCATGGAAGAAGATGATCTAACGAATAAGCCTTGCATGTTCATCGACAGCTTGGCTCTCCAAGCTACAGAAAGATCGTTTTATGATGTTCTTGTGTGTAATCCTCCAGAAACCGAGCCATTAGAGATTTATGATGCTGCAGTTCTTTGTGACGATTTCAACCGTCTATCTATACAGTACAAGTCACGTTCGAGTTCTTTGGGTGGGTTGATCACCGATGGTAAGCCGGTGAAAAAACGAAGAAAAAAGGTGGTGGAAATGGTGGATCCGACAGAACTATTAATGCAATGTGGGGAAGCAATGGCTAATGGGGATACAACAGAAACTGTTCAAATCCTGAAGATGATAcggaaagactcctctcctctcGGGAATTCCTCAAAGAGAATGGCGCATTACTTTGCAAACGCCATCGAGGCACGCTTATGTGGCACGGGACCAGAAATATACCGAGCTTTCTCGTCCACATCAGCAGCCCAAATCTTGAAATCTTACAAGGCATACATCACGGCATGCCCGTTCCACAGGATGTCGAACATATTTGCAAACAAGTCGATCGCAAAGCTAGCCAACACTACAAATAAGCTACACATCATCGACTTCGGTATCTTGTACGGGTTCCAATGGCCTTGTATTATACAGGGTCTCTCTCTGAGACCCGGTGGACCTCCTAAGTTACGCATCACGGGAATTGATCTGCCACAGCCTGGTCTTCGACCCGCACAGCGGGTCGAAGACACAGGCTGTCGGTTGATCAAATACGCCAAGAGATTCAATGTCCCTTTTGAGTACCGTGCAATTGCTAAAACTTGGGAAAATGTTAAAATCGAGGATTTGGATATTGATCCTGAGGAGATGCTCGTGGTGAATAGCGTGTACCGAATGAGAAATGTGCTTGATGAGACAGTGGTGGAGAATCGACCGAGGGACTCGGTGCTTAACTTTATCCGGAAGTTAAAACCGGATATGTTTGTACACGGCGTCCTGAATGGGACATATAATGCAACGTACTTTCATACGAGGTTTCGACAAGCGGTTTTACACTTCACGACACTTTTTGATATGTTTGAGGCGACTGCAGAGCATGATGATGAGGATCGAAAGTTGTTTGAGCAAGATGTTTTTGGGAGGGATATAATGAATGTGGTGGCGTGTGAGGGAAGGAGTCGGGTGGAGAGGCCAGAAATGTATCGGAAATGGGAAATGAGGAACTTGAAAGCCGGGTTTGTGCAGATGGAATTGGACTCGGATATCATGAATGAAGTAAGGGCAAAAGTAGAGAGACAATATCATAAAGATTTTGTTGTCCATGAAGATAATAATTGGATGTTGCAAGGTTGGAAGGGCCGAGTTCTTTATGCACTCTCCTTATGGAAGCCCGGGAATTGCTTTTAG